From Anopheles funestus chromosome 3RL, idAnoFuneDA-416_04, whole genome shotgun sequence, a single genomic window includes:
- the LOC125770381 gene encoding delta-like protein C produces the protein MSHNHYYRIIVVGVLLQLTTFTSPTGAVRYVPKWKKQACELPTPQNEYSHYVCDDNGDVKCLPGWAGDLCDVPICKKGCDPLQGYCKRPGECRCKLGFYGENCNRCIPLPGCQHGGCQVSFECVCHKGWDGIFCSEPICRSDCHPSRGYCEAPGECRCRLGWAGPTCRDCQVLPGCMHGTCTKPLECRCLPGWTGILCQTPICASNCSREHGYCRRPGECRCKVGWMGQDCAKCHPYPGCVNGDCRRPWECNCKPGWGGMLCDEELNYCEKNPDTCQNDGKCKSLIKDDGFYRCECPTGYKGRNCEILPMSMMTSTSSSSTEPSTTTTTDVSSSDTSSELSTTTLVSESLETYRNSTQLSTSEDYLNDEYSSEDLDNEA, from the exons ATGAGTCACAATCATTACTATAGGATCATCGTCGTCGGAGTGCTGCTGCAGCTGACCACCTTCACGTCACCTACCGGTGCTGTCCGTTACGTGCCAAAGTGGAAGAAGCAG GCCTGCGAACTGCCAACACCGCAAAATGAATACTCTCACTACGTCTGTGACGACAACGGTGACGTAAAGTGTCTGCCCGGTTGGGCAGGCGATCTGTGCGATGTGCCGATCTGCAAGAAAGGTTGTGATCCGCTGCAAGGATACTGCAAGCGACCGGGCGAGTGTCGGTGCAAGCTAGGCTTTTACGGTGAAAACTGTAACCGATGCATTCCGCTGCCCGGTTGTCAGCACGGTGGCTGCCAAGTTTCGTTCGAATGTGTCTGCCACAAGGGATGGGACGGTATCTTCTGTTCGGAAC CGATCTGTCGTTCCGATTGTCATCCGTCGCGAGGATACTGTGAGGCACCGGGAGAATGTCGTTGCCGGTTGGGTTGGGCCGGTCCGACCTGTCGCGACTGTCAGGTGCTTCCTGGCTGTATGCACGGAACATGCACAAAGCCGCTGGAATGCAGATGTCTTCCAGGATGGACCGGAATACTTTGCCAGACGC CGATTTGTGCTTCAAACTGTAGCCGGGAACATGGATATTGTAGACGCCCGGGCGAGTGTCGCTGCAAGGTTGGATGGATGGGACAGGATTGTGCCAAATGTCATCCATATCCCGGCTGCGTTAATGGAGACTGTCGCCGACCGTGGGAATGTAACTGTAAACCCGGCTGGGGTGGAATGCTTTGTGATGAAG AGCTTAACTACTGCGAAAAGAATCCAGACACGTGTCAGAATGATGGAAAGTGTAAATCATTGATCAAGGACGATGGGTTCTATCGGTGTGAATGTCCAACCGGTTACAAAGGACGTAACTGTGAGATTCTACCCATGTCCATGATGACTTCGACTAGCAGCAGTAGTACGGAACCATCTACTACTACCACAACCGATGTGTCCAGCAGTGATACTTCCTCGGAACTGTCGACAACTACTCTCGTGTCGGAAAGTCTTGAAACGTACCGCAACTCAACGCAATTGTCAACTAGCGAAGATTACCTGAACGATGAGTACAGCTCGGAAGATCTAGACAACGAAGCTTAA
- the LOC125770383 gene encoding protein lethal(2)k10201 → MEFTAKETVLALLQRCAVGARAKDDEFFRDGNIYIKPFVKLGVLSEFPNADSEPEDVEISCNVPDCNFFCQSVVEYELHYNAQHRYTCAQCKKSLPNAHLLDLHLSETHDSYFAAQVQAANRPMYACYLEECKHRSKDPAERRDHCIREHKFPHNFRFDKQTHSQPKSSKGSKTSVPMDTESVAACASNTPLSKIEGEKTIAPKCRKNFSFGHPQQRTFKSVKKQSNRCDILESNKMVIDLLESLPRE, encoded by the exons ATGGAGTTTACTGCTAAAGAAACGGTACTAGCGTTATTACAACGCTGCGCAGTCGGTGCTCGTGCAAAGGATGATGAGTTCTTTCGTGATGGGAACATTTACATCAAACCATTCGTAAAGCTTGGAGTTTTAAGCGAGTTTCCGAATGCCGACTCAGAACCGGAAGATGT TGAGATAAGTTGCAATGTTCCCGATTGTAACTTTTTCTGCCAATCCGTGGTTGAATATGAATTGCATTACAATGCCCAGCATCGCTATACGTGTGCACAGTGTAAAAAGTCACTCCCAAATGCCCATTTGCTCGATCTGCACCTTTCCGAAACGCATGATTCATACTTTGCTGCACAAGTGCAAGCAGCCAATCGTCCGATG TACGCTTGCTACCTCGAAGAGTGTAAACATCGAAGCAAAGATCCCGCAGAGCGTAGAGATCATTGCATACGCGAGCACAAGTTTCCGCACAACTTCCGCTTTGATAAGCAAACGCACAGTCAACCGAAATCAAGTAAGGGCTCGAAAACAAGTGTACCAATGGACACGGAAAGTGTTGCCGCCTGCGCTTCAAACACACCACTATCGAAGATCGAGGGCGAAAAAACGATCGCACCAAAGTGTAGGAAAAATTTCTCCTTTGGCCATCCGCAGCAGCGCACGTTTAAATCGgtaaaaaagcaaagcaacagGTGTGATATACTTGAAAGTAACAAAATGGTGATCGATCTGCTGGAAAGTCTTCCACGTGAGTAA